A region of Oncorhynchus kisutch isolate 150728-3 linkage group LG29, Okis_V2, whole genome shotgun sequence DNA encodes the following proteins:
- the supt20 gene encoding LOW QUALITY PROTEIN: transcription factor SPT20 homolog (The sequence of the model RefSeq protein was modified relative to this genomic sequence to represent the inferred CDS: inserted 1 base in 1 codon) — MQHVLEYALDRAEYIVESARQRPAKRRASSGGKKSLYQKLYELYIEECDKEPELKKLRRNVNLLEKLMCQESVSCLVVNLYPGNQGYSLMLRGKNGSDSETIRLPYEEGQLLEYLDAEELPPILVDLLEKSQVNIFHCGCVVAEVRDYRQSGNTKMPSFQSRHVLLRPTMQTLICDVHAMTSDHHKWTQDDKFQLESQLLLATADPLCLDPSISVTCTANHLLYNKQKMNTHSMKRCFKRHSRXALNRQQELSYLPMPPQLRLYDYLQRRKERKPAPSIDLKISKAGNCVDMWKQSNCQLTVPKEIDVEKYAVVEKSVKLEESQPTVWPAEEVIDDYTFECEVGGKTQRTKVSIFQSVGDPLVYGKIYCDKQPKAEEDSSDLQILHPSFLIGSKIDASRFLSQYKGVYESDVKCQVKMSHNSGFVGRNRLSPSRETEADGLSALVQSSGVLGKGVKHRPPPIKLPSASGSSSTGNLYSSAQATSGLLKCPTPLPGTGPGSAKPQSLSRKHSVELGQGLQLGGQLGQVGLLSPVALSPMGTTQRSGTPKPSTPTSTPCSTPHPPDSLLSLCPLPSSVTPTPLEPQALLAPYPQQQLSLSQALPVMTIPLPTMGTSITTRTSSSQVMANPAGLNFINVVGSVCSPQTLMNSSQMLGPGLNLSGLGGLMPTMQPTTQTGSPFGLKH, encoded by the exons AAGCTGCGTAGGAATGTGAACCTACTGGAGAAGCTAATGTGTCAAGAGTCAGTGTCGTGTCTGGTCGTCAACCTCTACCCTGGCAACCAGGGATACTCCCTCATGCTCCGCGGCAAGAATGGATCTG aCTCTGAGACGATCCGTTTGCCGTATGAGGAAGGCCAGCTGTTGGAGTACCTGGATGCTGAGGAGCTTCCTCCTATCCTGGTGGATCTCTTAGAGAAgtcccag GTGAACATCTTCCACTGTGGCTGTGTGGTAGCCGAGGTCCGAGACTACAGACAGTCTGGCAACACTAAGATGCCCTCCTTCCAGAGCAGACACGTCCTGCTACGGCCCACCATGCAG ACACTGATCTGTGACGTCCATGCCATGACCAGTGACCACCACAAATGGACTCAG gaTGATAAGTTCCAGTTGGAGAGCCAGTTACTGCTGGCCACAGCTGATCCTCTGTGTCTGGATCCATCTATCTCTGTCACCTGTACAGCCAACCACCTGCTCTATAACAAGCAGAAGATGAACACTCACTCTATGAAAcg TTGTTTTAAGCGTCACTCTC CGGCGTTGAACCGTCAGCAGGAGCTGTCCTACCTGCCCATGCCCCCCCAGCTGCGTCTCTATGACTACCtgcagaggaggaaggagaggaagccgGCCCCCTCGATAGACCTGAAGATCTCCAAGGCCGGAAAC TGTGTGGACATGTGGAAGCAGAGCAACTGCCAGCTGACTGTCCCCAAGGAGATTGAT GTGGAGAAATACGCAGTGGTGGAGAAGTCTGTGAAGCTGGAGGAATCTCAACCCACTGTATGGCCTGCAGAG GAAGTGATAGATGACTATACGTTTGAGTGTGAGGTTGGGGGTAAGACCCAGAGGACCAAGGTGTCCATCTTCCAGTCGGTGGGCGACCCTCTGGTCTACGGAAAAATCTACTGCGACAAACAACCCAAAGCTGAGGAGGACAGCAGCGACCTTCAGATCCTACACCCATC TTTCCTAATAGGCTCAAAGATAGATGCCAGTCG gtTCCTGTCCCAGTATAAGGGTGTGTATGAGTCAGACGTGAAGTGCCAGGTGAAGATGTCTCATAACTCAGGATTCGTGGGACGGAACCGGCTCTCacccagcagagagacagag GCGGATGGTCTATCAGCCCTGGTTCAGTCGTCAGGTGTGTTGGGGAAGGGGGTGAAGCACCGGCCTCCCCCTATCAAACTACCCTCCGCGTCGGGCAGCAGCTCCACGG gtaACCTGTATAGTTCAGCCCAGGCTACCAGTGGTCTCCTTAAGTGTCCTACGCCCCTCCCAGGAACAGGCCCCGGCTCAGCCAAGCCCCAGTCACTGAGTAGGAAGCACTCTGTGGAGCTGGGGCAGGGGTTACAGCTGGGGGGGCAGTTAGGACAGGTGGGGTTGTTGTCCCCGGTAGCCCTATCTCCCATGGGGACAACACAGA GATCGGGGACCCCCAaaccctccacccccaccagcACCCCATGTTCCACCCCTCACCCCCCcgactccctcctctccctctgtcccctcccgtCCTCTGTCACCCCCACCCCCCTGGAGCCCCAGGCCCTCCTGGCTCCGTACCCTCAGCAGCAGCTGTCCCTGTCCCAGGCTTTGCCTGTCATGACCATCCCTCTTCCCACCATGGGAACCTCCATCACAACAAGGACCAGCTCCTCTCAGGTCATGGCTAACCCTGCTGGACTCAACTTCATCAACGTGGTGGGATCTGTCTG CAGTCCCCAGACTCTGATGAATTCTAGTCAAATGTTGGGTCCTGGTCTCAACCTGAGTGGTCTAGGAGGACTGATGCCTACCATGCAACCAACCACACAAACAG GGAGTCCATTTGGTTTGAAACACTAG